The following proteins are encoded in a genomic region of Actinomycetota bacterium:
- the pyrR gene encoding bifunctional pyr operon transcriptional regulator/uracil phosphoribosyltransferase PyrR, which yields MQSRLMDEAEIRRALTRIAHEILERNKGAGSLALVGIAARGDDLARRLAAEIRRIEGADVPVGVLDITFYRDDIGLRAEAPEVHETRIGFDITGRTVVLVDDVLFTGRTIRSAMDALVDFGRPRAVQLAVLVDRGHRELPIRADYVGKNVPTRADEQVRVAVAETDGEDLVVLEAGPGASHRASPAGKGEE from the coding sequence ATGCAGAGCCGGCTGATGGACGAGGCGGAGATCCGCCGGGCCCTCACCCGGATCGCCCACGAGATCCTGGAGCGGAACAAGGGCGCCGGTTCGCTGGCCCTTGTGGGCATCGCCGCTCGCGGCGACGACCTGGCCCGGCGGCTGGCCGCGGAGATCCGGCGCATCGAGGGTGCCGACGTCCCCGTGGGGGTCCTGGACATCACCTTCTACCGCGACGACATCGGGCTGCGCGCGGAGGCACCCGAGGTGCACGAGACCCGGATCGGGTTCGACATCACCGGGCGAACCGTGGTCCTGGTGGACGACGTGCTGTTCACGGGCCGGACCATCCGTTCGGCCATGGACGCGCTAGTGGACTTCGGGCGCCCCCGGGCGGTGCAGCTGGCGGTGCTGGTGGACCGGGGGCACCGCGAGCTTCCGATCCGGGCCGACTACGTGGGGAAGAACGTGCCCACCCGGGCCGACGAGCAGGTTCGGGTGGCGGTTGCCGAGACGGACGGAGAGGACCTGGTGGTCCTCGAGGCGGGACCGGGGGCGTCGCATCGTGCTTCGCCAGCCGGCAAGGGGGAGGAATGA